The following proteins are co-located in the Escherichia fergusonii ATCC 35469 genome:
- a CDS encoding helix-turn-helix domain-containing protein, with protein MFLVITKDTVLFNAITFLLNKSQVVHVQDEDDIDLVLHQHCHIIIDTLMNNVFHSAMAEKIKQLRPEQVIVFSPFIIKRCLGDIPVTFVLRNISLIDFMVLVNRGLCPAPEADIMLSRKQHQVLSYIAQQMQTEDILQKMQISLKTFYCHKHSVMMILNLRRITELIKYPHVSYLI; from the coding sequence ATGTTTTTGGTTATCACAAAGGACACTGTTTTATTTAATGCTATTACATTTTTGCTCAATAAGAGCCAGGTTGTTCACGTTCAGGATGAAGATGACATTGACTTAGTGTTGCATCAACATTGCCATATAATCATTGATACTTTAATGAACAACGTATTTCACTCGGCCATGGCGGAAAAAATCAAACAGCTAAGACCGGAACAGGTCATTGTTTTTTCCCCTTTTATTATCAAAAGATGCCTGGGCGATATTCCCGTGACGTTCGTTTTACGCAACATTTCGCTGATAGATTTTATGGTACTGGTCAATCGCGGTCTGTGCCCTGCCCCGGAAGCTGACATCATGCTTTCCCGTAAGCAACATCAGGTGTTGAGTTATATTGCACAGCAGATGCAAACAGAAGATATTCTGCAGAAAATGCAGATTTCACTCAAAACATTCTACTGTCATAAACATAGCGTGATGATGATCCTGAATTTAAGAAGAATTACGGAGCTGATAAAGTACCCGCACGTGAGCTATCTTATTTAA
- a CDS encoding MgtC/SapB family protein has translation MTDEFILRICLAGLVSGIIGVERQIRGKGAGLRTHVLIGMGSALFMIVSKYGFADVLALDHVGLDPSRIAAQVVTGVGFIGAGNIIVRNQNISGLTTAADIWVTASIGMVIGSGMYELGVYGSIMTLLVLEVLHQITSRFMNKTWHLQLTLADIETASIIAWFKNHHIKSRIVSLQETATNDIMTVDITLTARTSIDDIMQELKNIPGVQSVSIS, from the coding sequence ATGACCGATGAATTTATTCTCCGCATTTGTCTTGCGGGCCTGGTCAGTGGCATTATAGGTGTTGAACGACAAATAAGAGGAAAAGGGGCCGGGTTAAGAACTCATGTATTAATTGGCATGGGCAGCGCCTTATTTATGATTGTCTCTAAATATGGCTTTGCCGATGTATTAGCTCTGGATCATGTCGGGCTTGATCCCAGTCGTATAGCTGCTCAGGTGGTTACCGGTGTAGGTTTTATTGGTGCTGGTAATATTATTGTCCGTAACCAAAATATCTCCGGTTTAACAACCGCTGCCGATATCTGGGTAACAGCATCTATCGGTATGGTGATTGGTAGTGGAATGTATGAGTTGGGGGTGTATGGCTCGATAATGACGCTACTGGTGCTGGAAGTTTTGCATCAAATCACGTCCCGCTTTATGAATAAAACCTGGCACTTACAATTAACATTAGCAGATATTGAAACAGCAAGCATAATAGCATGGTTCAAAAATCATCATATAAAATCACGTATTGTATCGCTCCAGGAAACTGCAACTAATGACATCATGACAGTTGATATTACTCTTACAGCACGAACTTCCATTGATGATATTATGCAAGAATTGAAAAATATTCCTGGCGTGCAAAGTGTTTCGATCAGTTGA
- the hdeB gene encoding acid-activated periplasmic chaperone HdeB: MKSLSLRKTLVFLGAVAALSLANAQSALAASEMPKDMSCQEFINLNPKAMTPVAWWMLHEETVYKGGDTVTLNETDLTQIPQVIEYCKKNPEKNLYTFKEKNANVLPN, encoded by the coding sequence ATGAAAAGTCTGTCTCTGCGTAAAACGCTGGTTTTCCTTGGTGCAGTTGCTGCTCTTTCCCTGGCTAATGCGCAATCTGCGCTGGCGGCCAGTGAAATGCCAAAAGATATGAGCTGCCAGGAATTTATCAACCTGAATCCAAAAGCCATGACTCCGGTTGCCTGGTGGATGTTACACGAAGAAACTGTGTATAAAGGTGGCGATACAGTGACATTAAATGAAACTGATCTCACCCAAATCCCACAAGTCATTGAGTACTGCAAAAAAAATCCGGAAAAAAATCTGTATACCTTTAAAGAGAAGAATGCCAACGTCTTACCAAACTAA
- the hdeA gene encoding acid-activated periplasmic chaperone HdeA: protein MKKAISILLGGLLLMPVISNAAETQKAADNQKPVNSWTCEDFLALDATFQPTAVGFAEALNKKDKPEDAVMDVQGIETVTPAIVQACTQDKKASFKEKAQGEWAKIKKDL from the coding sequence ATGAAAAAAGCAATTAGCATTCTTCTTGGTGGTCTACTCCTGATGCCGGTAATCAGCAATGCCGCAGAAACCCAAAAAGCAGCTGATAACCAAAAACCGGTTAATAGCTGGACATGTGAAGACTTCCTGGCTCTGGATGCTACTTTCCAACCAACTGCTGTTGGTTTTGCTGAAGCGCTGAACAAAAAAGATAAGCCTGAAGATGCTGTAATGGATGTTCAGGGTATCGAAACTGTAACACCTGCTATCGTTCAGGCATGTACTCAGGACAAAAAAGCCAGCTTTAAAGAAAAAGCACAAGGTGAATGGGCAAAAATTAAGAAAGATCTCTGA
- a CDS encoding HdeD family acid-resistance protein: MLNVDKKTIINFDSNMLNKHKTTIRLISILMFIAGVLCLSFPFVSGDIISIIVGILLICAGLALMVGLFTHRQHNFWPVVGGFLVAIAYLLIGYFFLRAPEVGIFAIAAFLAGLFCVGGIIRLMGWYRFRHVKGSWLQLIIGILDILIAWLFLGATPLMSVTMVSTLVGIELVISAVSLFSFSQLFAKS, translated from the coding sequence ATGTTAAACGTTGATAAAAAAACGATAATAAATTTTGATTCAAATATGCTCAACAAGCACAAAACAACGATCAGGCTGATATCGATATTAATGTTCATTGCCGGTGTTTTATGTCTCAGTTTCCCCTTTGTCTCAGGTGATATAATAAGCATTATTGTTGGAATTCTGTTAATTTGTGCCGGTCTTGCCTTAATGGTTGGACTTTTCACTCATCGACAGCATAATTTCTGGCCGGTAGTTGGCGGTTTTCTGGTCGCGATTGCCTATCTGCTTATTGGTTACTTTTTCCTGCGAGCACCAGAAGTCGGTATCTTCGCAATTGCCGCCTTCCTGGCCGGATTGTTCTGCGTCGGGGGGATTATTCGTTTGATGGGCTGGTATCGCTTTCGTCATGTTAAAGGCAGCTGGCTACAACTCATCATTGGTATTCTGGATATTCTGATCGCCTGGTTATTCCTTGGGGCAACACCACTGATGTCTGTGACGATGGTTTCCACCCTGGTCGGCATTGAACTGGTGATTAGTGCGGTTAGTTTGTTCAGTTTCTCCCAGTTATTTGCCAAATCATAA
- the gadE gene encoding acid resistance transcriptional activator GadE yields the protein MIFLMTKDSFLLHGLMNLKDDRKVIKINNLYDINNISDMPFKVVIDTYHNHILDEESMEFLASLNAERIIILAPYHISKLKSNAPIYFINRNESLKNLTEIIYGKPLHHKNDQLCFSHNQFKIMQLILKNKNESNITSALNISQQTLKIQKFNIMYKLKLRRMSDIVTLGISSYF from the coding sequence ATGATTTTTCTCATGACGAAAGATTCTTTTCTGTTACACGGATTAATGAATTTAAAAGATGATCGTAAAGTGATAAAAATCAATAATCTTTATGATATCAATAATATATCTGACATGCCATTCAAAGTCGTTATTGATACCTATCATAACCACATCCTTGACGAAGAATCGATGGAGTTTCTCGCCAGTCTCAATGCGGAAAGAATCATCATCTTAGCGCCCTACCATATCAGCAAACTAAAAAGTAACGCCCCGATTTACTTTATCAACCGCAACGAAAGTCTTAAGAATCTTACTGAAATTATTTATGGCAAACCATTACACCATAAAAACGACCAACTTTGCTTTTCTCACAATCAGTTTAAGATTATGCAACTGATTCTCAAAAACAAAAACGAAAGCAATATTACTTCAGCGCTCAACATCTCTCAACAGACGCTAAAGATTCAGAAATTCAATATTATGTACAAGTTAAAGCTTAGAAGAATGAGCGATATTGTTACGCTGGGTATTTCATCCTATTTTTAG
- the mdtE gene encoding multidrug transporter subunit MdtE → MNKKIKLLIPLLVCTTMLTACDNKPAENTSAALPKVGVVTITPGTVSVTSELPGRTVPFEIAEIRPQVGGIIVKRNFIEGDKVKQGDSLYQIDPAPLKAALDSAKGNLAKAQSAASNARLTFNRQSSLLHSNYVSRQDYDNARSQLNEAEANVTVAKADVEQAAINLKYANVTSPITGISGKSSVTVGALVTANQSEALVTVQRLDPIYVDLTQSVQEFLRLKEEIASGQIQQVKGQTPVALNLENGKRYAQTGTLKFSDPTVDETTGSVTLRAIFPNPNGDLLPGMYVTALLDEGSRQNVLMVPQEGVTHNAQGKATALILDKDDVVQQREINAVKAIGNQWLVTAGLQPGDRVIVSGLQRIRPGIKAQAISSDENTASNPAKQ, encoded by the coding sequence ATGAACAAAAAGATAAAACTGCTGATACCGTTGTTGGTCTGCACCACGATGCTCACCGCTTGCGATAACAAGCCCGCTGAAAATACTTCTGCAGCCCTTCCAAAGGTGGGCGTTGTCACTATAACTCCTGGCACTGTCAGCGTTACGAGTGAGCTTCCTGGCAGAACTGTCCCCTTTGAAATTGCCGAGATACGACCACAGGTCGGCGGCATTATCGTAAAACGTAATTTTATTGAAGGTGACAAAGTTAAGCAGGGGGATTCACTCTATCAGATAGACCCGGCGCCTTTAAAAGCTGCCCTCGACTCAGCCAAAGGTAACCTGGCCAAGGCGCAGTCGGCCGCCAGTAACGCGCGGTTAACCTTTAACCGTCAGTCCTCCCTTCTGCACTCAAATTATGTCAGCCGTCAGGATTACGACAATGCGCGTAGCCAGCTTAATGAAGCCGAAGCCAATGTTACCGTGGCAAAAGCGGATGTCGAGCAAGCGGCAATCAACCTCAAATACGCCAATGTGACGTCACCTATTACCGGGATAAGCGGGAAATCGTCAGTCACCGTCGGGGCACTGGTGACGGCAAATCAGAGCGAAGCCCTGGTGACAGTGCAGCGGCTTGATCCGATTTATGTCGATCTAACTCAATCTGTACAAGAATTTCTGCGCCTGAAAGAGGAAATCGCCAGCGGGCAAATACAGCAGGTAAAAGGACAAACACCAGTGGCGCTAAATCTGGAAAATGGCAAACGCTATGCCCAGACTGGCACCCTGAAGTTTTCTGATCCTACTGTCGATGAGACCACTGGCTCCGTAACGTTGCGGGCAATCTTCCCTAACCCGAATGGCGATCTGTTACCCGGTATGTACGTCACTGCCCTGCTCGATGAAGGCAGTCGCCAGAATGTGCTAATGGTGCCGCAAGAAGGGGTAACGCATAACGCTCAGGGGAAAGCGACAGCATTAATTCTCGATAAAGACGATGTTGTCCAGCAGCGCGAGATTAACGCGGTAAAAGCTATCGGCAATCAGTGGTTGGTCACGGCAGGATTACAACCTGGGGATCGGGTGATCGTCTCTGGGCTACAACGGATCCGTCCAGGTATAAAAGCCCAGGCAATATCCTCCGACGAGAACACGGCCAGCAACCCGGCTAAACAGTAA
- a CDS encoding efflux RND transporter permease subunit, with protein sequence MANYFIERPVFAWVLAIILMLAGGIAIMNLPVAQYPQIAPPTITVSATYPGADAQTVEDSVTQVIEQNMTGLDGLMYMSSTSDAAGNAQITLTFETGTSADIAQVQVQNKLQLAMPSLPQEVQQQGISVDKSSSNILMVAAFISDDGSLNQYDIADYVASNIKDPLSRTAGVGSVQLFGSQYAMRIWLDPQKLNKYNLEPQDVISQIKIQNNQISGGQLGGMPQAADQQLNASIIVQTRLQSPEEFGKILLKVQQDGSQVLLRDVARVELGAEDYSTVARYNGKPAAGIAIKLATGANALDTSKAVKSELDRLSAWFPASLKTVYPYDTTPFIQISIQEVFKTLIEAIILVFLVMYLFLQNFRATLIPTIAVPVVILGTFAILSAVGFTINTLTMFGMVLAIGLLVDDAIVVVENVERVISEEGLAPKEAAHKSMGQIQRALVGIAVVLSAVFMPMAFMSGATGEIYRQFSITLISSMLLSVFVAMSLTPALCATLLKPTKEVTTGNSLFARFNRLFEASTNHYTDSTRRLLGTTGRYMVVYLLIVAGMAVLFLRTPTSFLPEEDQGVLMTTAQLPSGSTMVNTSKVLDEITDYYLTKEKNNVESVFTVGGFGFSGQGQNNGLAFISLKPWSERVGEENSVTGIIQRAMVALSAINKAVVFPFNLPAVAELGTASGFDMELLDNGNLGHEKLTQARNELLAMAAQAPDQVTGVRPNGLEDTPMFRVNVNAAKAEAMGVSLSDINQTISTAFGSSYVNDFLNQGRVKKVYVQAGTPFRMLPDNINQWYVRNASGAMAPLSAYSSTEWTYGSPRLERYNGLPSMEILGEAAAGKSTGEAMDFMASLVAKLPAGVGYSWTGLSYQEKLSTNQAPMLYAISLIVVFLALAALYESWSIPFSVMLVVPLGVIGALLATDLRGLSNDVYFQVGLLTTIGLAAKNAILIVEFAVEMMQKEGKSPVEAIIEAARMRLRPILMTSLAFILGVLPLVISHGAGSGAQNAVGTGVMGGMFAATVLAIYFVPVFFIVVEHLFSRFKKRT encoded by the coding sequence ATGGCTAACTATTTTATTGAGCGCCCGGTGTTTGCATGGGTACTTGCAATTATTTTGATGCTTGCAGGCGGGATCGCCATTATGAACTTGCCGGTGGCGCAATATCCGCAGATTGCGCCGCCGACGATCACTGTCAGCGCAACCTATCCGGGGGCCGATGCGCAAACTGTTGAAGACTCAGTGACACAGGTCATTGAGCAGAATATGACCGGCCTTGATGGCTTGATGTATATGTCTTCCACCAGTGATGCGGCGGGTAACGCCCAAATTACCCTGACCTTTGAAACAGGGACTTCGGCAGATATCGCCCAGGTGCAGGTACAGAACAAGCTGCAATTAGCAATGCCTTCTTTGCCACAGGAAGTGCAGCAGCAGGGTATCAGTGTGGATAAATCCAGCAGCAATATTTTGATGGTTGCGGCGTTTATCTCCGATGATGGCAGCCTGAATCAATACGATATTGCTGACTATGTCGCGTCTAATATTAAAGACCCCCTCAGTCGTACCGCCGGGGTGGGTAGTGTGCAACTGTTCGGTTCGCAATATGCCATGCGTATCTGGTTGGATCCGCAGAAACTCAATAAATACAACCTGGAACCGCAGGACGTTATTTCGCAAATCAAGATCCAAAATAACCAGATTTCCGGCGGTCAGTTAGGGGGAATGCCTCAGGCAGCTGACCAGCAACTGAATGCTTCCATCATTGTGCAAACGCGTCTGCAAAGCCCGGAGGAGTTCGGCAAAATTCTGCTTAAAGTCCAGCAGGATGGTTCACAGGTGCTGCTGCGCGACGTGGCAAGGGTAGAATTGGGGGCAGAAGATTACTCCACCGTCGCCCGCTACAACGGCAAACCAGCAGCCGGGATCGCGATTAAACTGGCAACCGGGGCCAACGCACTGGACACGTCCAAAGCAGTGAAAAGTGAATTAGATCGCCTGTCCGCCTGGTTTCCGGCCAGTCTGAAAACGGTTTATCCCTACGACACCACACCGTTTATCCAGATCTCCATTCAGGAAGTATTCAAAACGTTGATCGAGGCAATTATCCTCGTCTTCCTCGTAATGTATCTGTTCCTGCAAAATTTCCGGGCAACGTTGATCCCTACCATCGCCGTGCCTGTCGTTATTCTCGGCACCTTCGCTATCTTGTCGGCGGTCGGATTTACCATCAACACACTCACCATGTTCGGGATGGTGCTGGCGATAGGGTTACTGGTGGACGACGCCATTGTGGTCGTAGAAAACGTCGAGCGTGTGATTTCAGAAGAGGGATTGGCCCCAAAAGAGGCAGCGCATAAATCGATGGGGCAAATTCAGCGGGCCCTGGTGGGGATCGCGGTGGTGCTCTCCGCAGTATTTATGCCGATGGCCTTCATGAGTGGCGCAACCGGGGAGATCTACCGCCAGTTTTCCATAACGCTTATCTCCTCCATGCTGCTGTCTGTCTTCGTCGCAATGAGCCTGACTCCTGCACTTTGTGCCACATTGCTTAAACCGACCAAAGAGGTGACCACGGGCAACAGCTTATTTGCCCGCTTCAACCGTCTGTTTGAGGCTTCCACGAATCATTATACCGACAGTACCCGACGCCTGTTGGGCACCACAGGACGCTATATGGTGGTATATCTGTTGATTGTTGCGGGTATGGCGGTGCTGTTCTTACGTACACCGACGTCATTCCTGCCGGAAGAGGACCAGGGGGTGCTGATGACCACCGCCCAGCTACCTTCCGGTTCAACCATGGTCAACACCAGTAAAGTGCTGGATGAAATCACCGATTACTATCTCACCAAAGAAAAAAATAATGTTGAATCGGTGTTCACCGTAGGCGGCTTTGGTTTCAGTGGTCAGGGGCAAAACAACGGCCTGGCGTTTATCAGCCTCAAGCCGTGGTCTGAGCGTGTCGGCGAAGAAAACTCAGTTACCGGGATCATTCAGCGGGCGATGGTTGCCTTAAGTGCCATAAATAAAGCGGTGGTTTTCCCCTTCAACCTGCCCGCCGTGGCAGAGTTGGGTACAGCTTCCGGTTTCGATATGGAGCTACTCGACAACGGTAACCTGGGGCATGAAAAACTGACGCAGGCACGAAATGAACTGCTGGCAATGGCAGCACAAGCCCCGGATCAGGTCACAGGTGTGCGACCCAATGGTCTGGAAGATACGCCGATGTTCCGTGTTAATGTCAATGCGGCAAAAGCGGAAGCGATGGGCGTGTCGCTCTCGGATATCAACCAGACGATTTCCACCGCCTTTGGTAGTAGCTATGTAAACGACTTTCTGAATCAGGGGCGCGTGAAAAAAGTGTATGTGCAGGCTGGTACACCGTTCCGTATGCTGCCGGACAACATTAACCAGTGGTATGTCAGGAACGCCTCCGGGGCAATGGCACCGCTTTCAGCCTACTCCTCTACTGAGTGGACTTACGGTTCTCCCCGTCTTGAACGTTACAATGGTTTGCCATCAATGGAGATTCTGGGGGAAGCCGCTGCCGGGAAAAGTACCGGTGAAGCGATGGATTTTATGGCCTCGCTGGTCGCAAAACTACCCGCTGGCGTGGGTTATTCCTGGACCGGACTTTCCTATCAGGAAAAATTATCCACCAACCAGGCCCCGATGCTGTATGCCATCTCGCTAATCGTGGTGTTCCTGGCGCTGGCTGCCTTATATGAAAGTTGGTCAATTCCGTTCTCAGTGATGTTAGTCGTTCCGCTAGGGGTGATTGGTGCATTACTGGCAACCGACTTGCGCGGCTTAAGTAACGACGTTTACTTCCAGGTGGGGCTACTGACCACTATCGGGCTGGCTGCGAAAAACGCCATTCTGATAGTTGAATTTGCCGTAGAAATGATGCAGAAAGAAGGAAAATCTCCCGTTGAGGCAATTATCGAAGCGGCGCGGATGCGTTTGCGCCCGATTCTGATGACCTCGCTGGCGTTTATCCTCGGCGTACTGCCGCTGGTTATCAGCCACGGTGCAGGTTCCGGCGCGCAAAATGCGGTCGGTACTGGGGTTATGGGCGGGATGTTCGCCGCAACCGTACTGGCTATCTACTTCGTTCCGGTGTTCTTTATCGTCGTGGAACATCTATTCTCACGCTTTAAAAAACGGACGTAA
- a CDS encoding helix-turn-helix domain-containing protein yields the protein MAHVCSVVLVCRSLDIYYEKKHLNIIKDSLILMDEKLAFRIPHNCSWVRSLEIDECIVSNYLQHIRHPAQYSGKHTRHRLLINHQPPLPLVRAIFDSFDAAETLTPTLSNMLYFSCLSLFSMHDELVPLLFNSINTLSGKVERIISVDTSRRWYLRDVAEKLYTSESLIKKKLQDENTSFSKILLASRMARAKTLLELNQMPLTVIAEKCGYSSTSYFINTFRQYYGVTPHQYSHRSAVSFVSLC from the coding sequence ATGGCGCATGTCTGTTCTGTCGTTCTGGTTTGTCGTTCCTTGGACATATACTATGAAAAAAAACATCTTAACATAATAAAAGACAGTCTCATTCTGATGGATGAGAAACTGGCATTTAGAATCCCACATAATTGTTCCTGGGTGCGTTCACTGGAAATAGATGAATGCATTGTGAGCAATTATCTACAACATATTCGCCACCCTGCGCAATATAGCGGCAAACATACCAGACATCGTCTACTCATCAATCACCAGCCACCGTTACCGCTGGTAAGGGCAATCTTTGACAGTTTTGACGCTGCAGAAACGTTGACACCGACGCTGAGTAATATGCTCTACTTCTCCTGTTTATCACTGTTTTCGATGCATGATGAGTTGGTGCCTCTGCTATTTAACAGTATCAACACCTTATCGGGGAAAGTGGAGCGAATAATTAGCGTCGATACTTCCAGACGCTGGTATCTGCGTGATGTGGCAGAAAAACTCTACACCAGTGAGAGCTTAATCAAAAAAAAGTTGCAGGACGAAAACACTTCTTTCAGTAAAATCTTACTGGCATCCCGAATGGCAAGAGCAAAAACTCTCCTTGAGCTTAATCAAATGCCATTAACGGTAATTGCTGAGAAATGCGGCTATAGCAGTACATCCTATTTTATCAATACTTTCCGCCAGTATTATGGCGTGACTCCTCATCAGTATAGCCATCGTTCGGCGGTGTCGTTCGTATCCTTGTGTTAA